Part of the Verrucomicrobiota bacterium genome, GCAGCACATTCATCGTGGTCGTCTTTCCGGCGCCGTTAGGACCGAGAAAGCCGAAGACTTCACCGGCGCCAACGGCCAGACTCAGGTTGTTGATGGCCATTCGCCGTTCGCCCCGGCTTGAGGCGTTTCGGTACTCGACCGAGAGACGCTCGATTCGGATGATGGGCGGACCCTGCTGGCTCCCCGTTTGAAAATCAGCCGTTTCTTTCCTGATCTCGCTCGCAGTCTTCATGTTTAGGATTTTAGCGTGGCGGCCCAGGAACGCGGCGTATAGCGGGTTGCCGGGGATCGTGGAACGTGCCGCGAGCGCGACAGGAATCGACAGCTCGGCAGGATCGTAACGGCCGGAATCGAAATCGAAAATGTGCAAGTCCCAAGCCCCCGCCGCATGGGCGATCTGGACGTGAACGTGCGCCCCGCGGAGCGAAACGCCGCTGACAAGCGAGCAGGCGATGGTTGTCAGGCATTGCCAGGTGATCGTTCGGCGACTGAGTGTCGAGATAACTTTTCGGCGGCCTTTTCGTTTCACGCGTTCGTTTTTTTGGCGGGTGCTGGCGCGCACACGGTTTGCGACCAGCACCCGCTGTCTTCCAACTCAGGAAGATTCAAGTTCTTTTTTTTCGCGTTTGTCTGAGCGTTTCCGAACAGTTAGCGCTGGCGCAGTCTGAAGAACTGCGTCTCGCTCGTGAGCGGCACAGTAAGAGTTTTGCCGGTCAGACGGACGGCTTCCCCGCTTCCTTCGGAGATCAGTTGGAATGGAAGGTTCAGTTCGATCCATGGACCCCTTGCGGAAGCGGCGCTTTCCAGGACGTGACCCTCCGTAACGACCGGCAGAGTCAGCGTGACCGTTCTGGCTATGCTCAGCGCAGGCGGCGGCGCGACCTGAAAATCGAACGTCACAATTCCCGACTCAGGCGCCGGCGTATGTCCAGGCGCTCTGCTGACATCGACCAGTTTGAAGCGGACGGAGTAGGGGCCTGGTTTGGCGCTGGCCTCGGCCCAGATCACCGGTTGAAACTCGAAGCTGTTTCCTTCGCCTAACGTGACTCGATCACCGGGCTTCGAGACAACGTTCATTTGATA contains:
- a CDS encoding ATP-binding cassette domain-containing protein; this translates as MAINNLSLAVGAGEVFGFLGPNGAGKTTTMNVL